The genomic region AACACCGCCTAGAAAACCTGGGGTTAACGGTAAAAATCCACCGGACAATTCCCGGCTACCCGGCGGATACCGACCTGATCGTATCCGAGCAAGGGTTTGGGCAAAACGAGTACGTGCAAACAGAACGCAACCTAGTGGTGGTGACCGCCCCGGGGCCTGGGTCAGGTAAGCTCGCGACCTGCCTATCGCAGATTTACCACGACCACATCCGCGGAATCACGTCCTCATACGCAAAATTTGAAACTTTCCCCATCTGGAACCTGCCACTGGACCACCCGGTGAACCTGGCGTACGAAACCGCAACTGCTGACCTGAACGACGTCAACCTAATAGACCCCTTCCACTTAAGTGCCTACGGCAAACAGGCAGTTAACTACAACCGGGATGTGGAAGTATTCCCATTGCTCGCCGCCCTACTGGAACGCTTAAACGGAAAATGCCCCTACGCCTCCCCAACGGACATGGGCGTGAACATGGTCGGCATGTGCATCAGTGACGACGCGGTGTGCCGTGACGCCGCAAAACAAGAGGCGGTACGCCGCTACTACAAAGCACTGGTGGCGGAAAAGGTGAACGGACGCGACCCGGTTGAGTCCACGCGCATCCGCACCACCATGGCGAAAATGGGGGTGCAGAAGCAATACCGCAAAGTCGTTGAACCCGCCCTGACTCGCGCACAGCAAACCGACGGGCCCGCTTCGGCCATTGAACTGAAAGACGGAGCGATTATTACGGGTAAAACCTCCGCGCTGCTGGGCTGCTCGGCGGCAATGCTGCTGAACGCACTGAAGTATTTAGCGGGCATTGACGACGAAGTACGCCTGCTGTCCCCCGAAGCGATCGAACCTATCCAGACTCTTAAAGTTACGCACCTGGGCTCACGCAACCCGCGTTTGCACACCGATGAGGTACTAATCGCCCTCTCTACCTCTGCCGCGCGGGACGAGAATGCCCGCAAAGCACTCGATCAGATTCACGCGCTGCGGGGCTGCGACGTGCACACCACGACCATTTTAGGCAGTGTGGATGAGGGGATCTTCCGAAACCTCGGGGTACTGGTGACGTCAGAACCGGATTTTGCTCGCAAGAGCCTGTACCGCAAACGCTGAATCCCCCGCCTGTTCATCCAGGTTCTTTAACACTGCCTGAGGACTGCCGTGCGCGACGACCCGGCCGCGGTCCAACACCACCACCTGATCCACGCGGGTGAGGTGGTCGAGCTGGTGAGTGATCTCAACGATCGTGACCCCCGGGTGGCGTTCCAGCAGTTTCCGCCGCACGCGCGCAGCCAACGCGGGGTCCAGGTGAGCGGTGAACTCATCGAGGAACAAGACCTTGGAATTGCGCAACAACGCCTGCGCCAGCGACACGCGTTGCCGCTGCCCACCGGACAGAGACTGGCCGCGCTCACCCACCGAGGTTTCTAAACCGTTAGGCAGAGCCCGGACCTCATCGGCAATACAGGCATCCGAAAGCGCCTGCCACAACTCCTCGTCAGACGCATGCGGATTCGCTAACCGCAAGTTGTAGGCAATAGAGTGGTTGAAAAGTCGAATATCAGACGTTACTAACGCAATCGTGCCACGCAGATCATCCACCGGCACATCCCGCACATCGACCCCACCCAAGCGGATCTGCCCCGCTTGCGGATCAAAATACCGCAGCGCTAAGCGGGCCAACGTAGACTTACCTGACCCAGTTGCCCCAATTATCGCGGTCCACTCCCGCGCACTTGCCCGCAAGCTAACCTCGCGAATCGTCGCGGCTTCCATACCGGTTTTCGTTGCATCTGAACCGGTTTGCGCCTGAGGGTAGGCGAAAGTGACATCGTCGAAGCGTAGGTCAAGTGGCCCGGTGGGCAGTTCGTCTTCCCCGTCTTCTAGCTCCATGGTGCGCGACCGGAGGGCAAAAACGCGGCTGGCGCTCGCGAGTGCCGAGTTGAGTTCCACGGACAGTGCAGACACGTCATCGATCACTCCCCAGGCTCGCAGCACCGCAAACGTAAGCACCAGTAGGTTCTCTAGCGGCATTTGCCCGGTGAGTACGTATCCGGAGCCCACCGCTAGTAGCAGCACAGGCGCCCCGAACCTCAGGCATAAACTGAGGGCTTTACGGATGCCTTCCCACGCTCCCGCGCGCGTCATGAGTGGCAGCATGCGCGCGGTAATTGCTTGCAGTTCTTGCTCGCGCGCTGCTTCGCGTCCGTAACCGGCCACTTCGCGGGCCCCGTTGATGGAATCCGTGAGGAAGGTGGTGGCGTGCGCGCGGGTGCGCAGCATCTTGCCGGTGAGTTCGTAGCTTCGTTTGTTGCCTAGCATCGGTACCACTAGCGCTGCTACCACCAGGATGACGACAACAAGAACGGTTACGACCAGTGGATTCACCAAAGCACTAACAATGACGATCAGCAGTGGAATCAAAACCGCGGTGATTGTGGGCGCAATTGTGTGGGCAAAAAACACTTCGATGTGGTCAATGTCGCGCGTGAGTCGGCTCAGCAGCTGCCCGGAATGGGAGGCGTACATGATGGCTGGTGCCTGCGGGTAGAGCCGTTCGAACGCGTCCGCGCGCAGCAGTTCTAGTGCTTTGAAAGCCACGTAGTGCCCGAGGAACTGCTCCAGGTACCGCAGCAACGCTTTCGCCACCGAGAGCGCCACCATTATGCCGCCCAGTTTCCACAAGTAGGTGCTGCTACCACCCGGGTTTTTCGCGAGGGTGAACACCGCGTGCACCGGGAGAGCGAATAGGGCGAGTGCGCAAACTTGGTCAAAAAAACGCGCTAGCGTAGACCCCCAAAGGGGTGATAGTACGGGGCGAGTTACCGCCAGGAGCCAGCGTGCGATCTGGCGGCGGGACGCGGGTTGCGTTTGGCTCATTTTCCAGCTCCTCGGCTTGCTGCGACGCGGCTTTTTTCGACCCGCCCATTTTCAACTTGGTAGATGCAATCCATGATTTCTAGGGTTTGAGGCCGGTGCGTCGCCATGATGATCGTGTACTCACCGGTTAGCGCCTGGATCGCTTCTAAGAGTTTGCGTTCCGATTCCAAATCCACTTGGGAGGTGGGTTCATCCAGCAGTATTAGTGGGCATTCGGACACGATTGCGCGCGC from Gleimia hominis harbors:
- a CDS encoding DUF1846 domain-containing protein; this encodes MTVSQTGFDRERYIALQSEHIEQRRHDLGGKLYLEMGGKLFDDLHASRVLPGFTPDNKIVMLERIKDEVEILVAVNAHDLEREKVRADFGISYEDDVLRLIDAFRERGFLAKTVVITRMSERSQKAQEFKHRLENLGLTVKIHRTIPGYPADTDLIVSEQGFGQNEYVQTERNLVVVTAPGPGSGKLATCLSQIYHDHIRGITSSYAKFETFPIWNLPLDHPVNLAYETATADLNDVNLIDPFHLSAYGKQAVNYNRDVEVFPLLAALLERLNGKCPYASPTDMGVNMVGMCISDDAVCRDAAKQEAVRRYYKALVAEKVNGRDPVESTRIRTTMAKMGVQKQYRKVVEPALTRAQQTDGPASAIELKDGAIITGKTSALLGCSAAMLLNALKYLAGIDDEVRLLSPEAIEPIQTLKVTHLGSRNPRLHTDEVLIALSTSAARDENARKALDQIHALRGCDVHTTTILGSVDEGIFRNLGVLVTSEPDFARKSLYRKR
- a CDS encoding ABC transporter ATP-binding protein, with amino-acid sequence MSQTQPASRRQIARWLLAVTRPVLSPLWGSTLARFFDQVCALALFALPVHAVFTLAKNPGGSSTYLWKLGGIMVALSVAKALLRYLEQFLGHYVAFKALELLRADAFERLYPQAPAIMYASHSGQLLSRLTRDIDHIEVFFAHTIAPTITAVLIPLLIVIVSALVNPLVVTVLVVVILVVAALVVPMLGNKRSYELTGKMLRTRAHATTFLTDSINGAREVAGYGREAAREQELQAITARMLPLMTRAGAWEGIRKALSLCLRFGAPVLLLAVGSGYVLTGQMPLENLLVLTFAVLRAWGVIDDVSALSVELNSALASASRVFALRSRTMELEDGEDELPTGPLDLRFDDVTFAYPQAQTGSDATKTGMEAATIREVSLRASAREWTAIIGATGSGKSTLARLALRYFDPQAGQIRLGGVDVRDVPVDDLRGTIALVTSDIRLFNHSIAYNLRLANPHASDEELWQALSDACIADEVRALPNGLETSVGERGQSLSGGQRQRVSLAQALLRNSKVLFLDEFTAHLDPALAARVRRKLLERHPGVTIVEITHQLDHLTRVDQVVVLDRGRVVAHGSPQAVLKNLDEQAGDSAFAVQALASKIRF